The Musa acuminata AAA Group cultivar baxijiao chromosome BXJ2-2, Cavendish_Baxijiao_AAA, whole genome shotgun sequence genome has a segment encoding these proteins:
- the LOC135605691 gene encoding GDSL esterase/lipase At5g55050-like, producing the protein MAKKTTTFLLLNLFLVALSTLTTAAVSPAVFVFGDSLVDVGNNNFLPSDAPKVNFPPWGIDYPGRTPTGRFTNGFNYADYVAKAVGLAMSPPPFLSLSNGNQMLRGVNFASGGAGILDTTGGDVIAMATQIEDFEQVAANLTERLGKKSAAVFLEKSLVHLIVGSNDIYALYSLLSPGNSTQKDEAVVLLLDKFKHQIERLYDLGARKFAVLGVAPIGCVPMVRVAISSYGCNEDLNDLCLRFKTATKALLKDLGMSLKGFQYSFGDLYEMFTQIFSDPQKYGFTELKAACCGGGRLNAESACLPNSTYCSNRDQYAFWDLSHPSQALHKTMAQLALYGPPLIANPINIHQLVKS; encoded by the exons ATGGCGAAGAAGACGACCACCTTCCTCCTCCTCAACCTGTTCTTGGTTGCTCTCTCCACGCTAACGACAGCTGCAGTTTCACCTGCGGTCTTTGTGTTCGGAGACTCCCTCGTCGACGTCGGGAACAACAACTTCTTGCCCAGCGATGCACCGAAGGTCAACTTCCCTCCCTGGGGAATCGATTACCCTGGACGAACTCCCACCGGGAGGTTCACCAATGGCTTCAACTACGCCGATTACGTCG CCAAAGCAGTAGGCTTAGCGATGAGCCCGCCACCTTTCCTTTCTCTTTCCAATGGGAATCAGATGCTGAGAGGAGTAAACTTCGCATCTGGTGGGGCAGGGATTCTCGATACCACA GGCGGAGATGTGATCGCCATGGCGACACAGATTGAAGACTTCGAGCAGGTTGCGGCGAACCTCACGGAAAGATTAGGGAAGAAGTCTGCTGCTGTCTTCCTGGAGAAGTCTCTCGTTCACTTGATCGTTGGGAGCAATGACATCTACGCGCTGTATTCTCTTCTCAGTCCTGGAAACAGCACTCAGAAGGATGAAGCCGTCGTTCTTCTACTCGACAAGTTCAAGCATCAAATAGAG AGGCTATATGATCTCGGAGCACGAAAATTTGCAGTCCTGGGAGTTGCACCGATTGGGTGTGTTCCGATGGTCAGAGTCGCAATTTCTTCGTATGGCTGCAACGAAGATTTAAATGATCTTTGTCTACGCTTCAAGACTGCCACAAAGGCTCTCCTGAAGGACCTCGGCATGTCATTGAAGGGATTCCAGTACTCGTTCGGAGACTTATATGAAATGTTCACCCAAATCTTCTCTGATCCCCAAAAATATG GGTTTACGGAGCTCAAAGCTGCGTGCTGTGGAGGTGGGAGATTGAACGCCGAGTCTGCCTGCCTGCCCAACTCCACATACTGCAGCAACCGTGACCAATACGCCTTCTGGGACTTGAGTCATCCCTCCCAGGCTTTGCACAAAACGATGGCTCAGCTGGCACTCTATGGACCGCCATTGATAGCCAACCCCATCAACATTCATCAGTTGGTGAAGAGTTAG